The DNA sequence CTTACTAAATTTGTTTTAAATTTTTTAGAATTTATTAAAGTTAAATTTACATTCTCACATAAATTTATTTTTTTTACACTCTCCATAGTTACCTCCTATTTTTTTATTAATGATATTTGAGTATATATTTCTTCAACCAAGATTTTAACTTTGTCCTTAGGATATATATAGTGAAATTTTATTTCTGGTCCATCTAGTTCTTGTAAAATACTTTCAACTAAATTCTTATTATGCATATTGTCAATTGTACATGTAGGTATAACTACATGCAATATATCAATTCCAAATTCTAGAAGTTGTTCTCCTGATTTTATTATATCGTTTTTATTATTTTCTAAAAGTGGTAATTTTATTTGAATTTTAGTACTTTTTTCTTTTTCAATATAATACTTTATTTTTTCTCTAAAAATTATATCTTGTTCTAAATTATTTTCATCCTCTAAGCCTATAAGTAATACTCCTATATCTGTATCTTCATTTTTAGCGCTTCCAACTATTTCATTTTTATATGACTTTGCTAAATTATCAGATTTATAAAATAAATCTGTAAGTTCAATATGTACTCCTAATTTACTAAGTTGCATTTTCTGAAGCCTTTCATTAAATACTTCAAAATCTTTACCTTGAGTTATAAACATAGGACATATTACTATTTCTTTATAACCTTGATTTATAATATTTTTTATAACATTTTCAAAGTACGGCTTTGTGTATAGATATGAATTGATAACTTTGTAATCTTTACCTAATTTTTCTTTTAAATTAATAGCTATCTCATTTGCTGTATCTTTAAAATCACTAGAACCTAAATTTTCGTAATATCTTTTAAATTTATTTAAGTTATAAACCATATTTCCATAAGATTTATATCCTTGCTCAAAATATATTTCATTAGCCCTTTCGCTTAAATCATAGTTTCTATCTTCTCCATCATATAAAAGTACGACTGCTGTTTCTTTTTTTATACTAACTTCTTCATCATAGTCTACTATATTTTGATTTATATTATCTTTTAATACTATTATTGAAAATATATTTACTAAAAAGTATGAAATAATTAAACCTATAAATATTTCCTTATATTGTTTTTTATAATTAGTAATATAATAATATATAATTATGGTTGTCGCTATAATAAATATATTTTCCATATACCCATCAAATATAAGACTTAATCCTAGCAGTATACCTGAACATATTGGTATTATCATAAAATCAACTCCATTGAAAGTATAATTTGCATCGCTAATGTATATGATGTATAATTAGAATGTATGTCTAATTTAAAATAAACACGAGACTTAAGAAGAGAGGAAGATACAATATGAAATTAGGTATAGTTGGTTTACCAAACGTAGGTAAAAGTACACTATTTAATGCTATAACTCAAGCAGGTGCGGAATCTGCTAACTACCCTTTCTGTACAATAGAGCCAAATGTTGGTGTTGTGGCTGTTCCAGATGAAAGATTAAATCAATTAAAGGAATTATATGATTCTAAAAAAATAGTACCTACTGCTATCGAGTTTTGCGATATAGCAGGTTTAGTTAGAGGAGCTTCTAAGGGTGAAGGTCTTGGTAATAAATTCTTATCTCATATAAGAGAAGTAGATGCTATAGTACATGTTGTTAGATGTTTTGAAGACCCTAACGTAGTTCATGTTGACGGTTCTGTAGACCCTTTAAGAGATATAGAGACTATAAACTTAGAGTTAATTTTCTCTGATATAGAAATATTAGAAAGAAGAATACAAAAGACTCAAAAAGCTGCTAAAGCTGATAAAAGTTTAGCATCTGAGCTTGAATTCTTAAAAGAAATAATGGCTACTTTAGAAGATAGCAAATGTGTTAGAACTATGGAGTTTACTGAAGATCAACAAACTTTTGTTAATTCATTAAACTTACTTACGTCTAAACCTGTAATATATGCTACTAATGTTAGTGAAGATGATTTAGCTGATGAAGCTTTAAATAATGAATATGTTAATAAAGTTAGAGAATTCGCTGCAAGTGAAAATGCTGAAGTTGTTGTTGTCTGTGCTCAAATAGAAGCTGAAATAGCTGAACTTGATACTGATGAAGAAAAGAAAGAATTCTTAGAAACATTAGGTCTTGAGCAATCCGGACTTGATAAACTTATAAAATCTTCATATGCATTACTTGGATTAATATCTTACTTAACAGCTGGACCTCAAGAGGTTAGAGCTTGGACTATAAAGGTCGGAACTAAAGCTCCTCAAGCTGGTGGTAAAATACACTCTGATATAGAAAGAGGATTCATAAGAGCGGAAACTATAGCATTTGATGATTTAGTTCAAGTTGGAACTATGACTGCTGCAAAAGATAAAGGATTAGTTAGACTTGAAGGTAAAGAGTATATAGTTAAAGATGGAGATGTTATATTATTCAGATTTAACGTATAGAAAAAAGATGTATCGATTAGATACATCTCTTTTTATTTTTTATGTAAATATTCATTAGCTATTTCTTTATCATCAAAATGATGTTTAACCTTACCTATTATTTGATAATTTTCATGACCTTTTCCTGCAATTAATATTACATCATCTTTTTGTGCCATTTCTATCGCTTCTTTAATAGCTTCTTTTCTATCTATTACAACCTTATAATTTTCTTTATTTTTATCTAGCCCTTCTAATATATCTTTGATTATAAGCTCAGGGTCTTCTGTTCTTGGATTATCTGAAGTTACTATACATATATCTGAATATTTTTGTACAATTTCTCCCATTAACGGTCTTTTGGTAGTATCTCTATCTCCACCACATCCAAAAACTGTTATTATCCTATTTTTAGCAAACTCTCTTGCTGTTTTTATTACATTCTCTAATGCATCTGGAGTGTGAGCATAATCAACTATTACACTTATACCTGTATCATTTGATATAGCTTCAAATCTTCCAGCTACACCACCTGTATTTTTTAATCCATTTATAACAACATCTTTGTCTATTCCTAATGCATAGCAAGTTGCTATAACTGCTAAGGTATTATAAACTGTAAATTTACCTGGTACAGGTACAAATATATCAGTTTCATACGTTGGAGTTATAAGTCTATAAGAAACTCCTCTTGCTTCTATTTTTATATTTTTAGCCATGAAATCAGCTTCATTATCTATTCCATAAGAGTAGCACTTAGTATCTAAATTTTTAACATTATTATATATTATTTTTCCGCCATTATCATCTATATTTATTATATTAGCATTTGTTGTCATATAGAATAATTTTTCTTTAGCTTTTCTGTAATCTTCTAAATCTTTATGAAAATCTAAGTGATCTGGTGTTAAGTTAGTAAAAACTCCTACTTTGTATTTAGTTTGTGCCACTCTATTTAACGCTAGTGCATGAGATGAAACCTCCATTGCACAATATTTACATCCATTTTCTATCATTTGATTGAAATATCCTTGTAAATCTACACTCTCTGGAGTTGTAGAGTTTGATTCAACTTCGTTATCTCCATCAAATATTTTTATAGTTCCAATAAGTCCAACTTTATTTTTATCTAATCTTAATATCTCATTTAAAAATGTTGTTATACTAGTTTTTCCATTTGTTCCTGTAACTCCTATAACATCAAATCTTTGACTTGGATGATTATAAAAATTATCTGCTATTTTAGCCATATCTTCTCTAGTATCTTTAACTTTTATAAAAGTTGCATCATCTCTATTTATATCTTCCTCTACTAAGAATGCTTTAGCTCCATTTTCAATAGCTTTATCTATAAATTTATGTCCATCAACAGTAAAACCTTTTATACATACAAACAATCCGTTATCTTTTACTTTTCTTGAATCATATTGAATATTATCTATTTGTATATCTAAACTACCTTTAGTATCTAATATTTCTAAGCCATCTATTACTTCTCTTAGTAACATAAAATTTTACCTTCTTTCAATAAAAAAATTTATACTTATACTATTATATAATAATAATAATAAAATATAAATTGTCTTGAGTGCTATTTTTATTGCAAAAAATGCAAAATAAAAAAATAGAGAGGAATATTCCTCTCTATTTCTATTAATTAAGATTAATATTGAGCTAATCTCTTATAGCTTTCATATCTTTCTTTAGCATTATCTTCTGCCATTTCAAATAATTCTTCTGCTACATCTGGGAATTGTTTAGCTATAGCAGCATATCTTACTTGTTTCATTAAGAAGTCTCTGAAACTTTCAGTTGGCTCTTTAGAATCTAATGTAAATGGATTCTTACCTTCTAATTTTAGAGTTGGGTTGAATCTGTATAAATGCCAGTATCCACACTTAACAGCTTGCTCTATGTTAGCTTGAGCTCTTCCCATACCTTCTTTTAATCCGTGTGATATACATGGAGAGTAAGCTATTATTAATGATGGTCCATCGTATTTTTCAGCTTCTACTACAGCCTTCATTAATTGGTTCTTATCTGCACCCATACCAACTTGTGCTACGTATACATTTCCGTAAGACATAGCCATCATACCTAAATCTTTCTTTCTAGATCTCTTACCTGCTGCTGCGAATTTAGCCATTGCTGCAACTGGAGTAGATTTAGATGCTTGACCACCTGTATTAGAGTATATCTCAGTATCAAATACTAATACATTTACATTTTCACCAGAAGCAAGAACGTGATCTAATCCACCGTAACCGATGTCATAAGCCCATCCGTCTCCTCCAAGTATCCATTGAGATCTCTTAACTAAGTAATCTTTTCTAGCTTCTATTTCA is a window from the Paraclostridium sordellii genome containing:
- a CDS encoding CbiX/SirB N-terminal domain-containing protein yields the protein MIIPICSGILLGLSLIFDGYMENIFIIATTIIIYYYITNYKKQYKEIFIGLIISYFLVNIFSIIVLKDNINQNIVDYDEEVSIKKETAVVLLYDGEDRNYDLSERANEIYFEQGYKSYGNMVYNLNKFKRYYENLGSSDFKDTANEIAINLKEKLGKDYKVINSYLYTKPYFENVIKNIINQGYKEIVICPMFITQGKDFEVFNERLQKMQLSKLGVHIELTDLFYKSDNLAKSYKNEIVGSAKNEDTDIGVLLIGLEDENNLEQDIIFREKIKYYIEKEKSTKIQIKLPLLENNKNDIIKSGEQLLEFGIDILHVVIPTCTIDNMHNKNLVESILQELDGPEIKFHYIYPKDKVKILVEEIYTQISLIKK
- the ychF gene encoding redox-regulated ATPase YchF, encoding MKLGIVGLPNVGKSTLFNAITQAGAESANYPFCTIEPNVGVVAVPDERLNQLKELYDSKKIVPTAIEFCDIAGLVRGASKGEGLGNKFLSHIREVDAIVHVVRCFEDPNVVHVDGSVDPLRDIETINLELIFSDIEILERRIQKTQKAAKADKSLASELEFLKEIMATLEDSKCVRTMEFTEDQQTFVNSLNLLTSKPVIYATNVSEDDLADEALNNEYVNKVREFAASENAEVVVVCAQIEAEIAELDTDEEKKEFLETLGLEQSGLDKLIKSSYALLGLISYLTAGPQEVRAWTIKVGTKAPQAGGKIHSDIERGFIRAETIAFDDLVQVGTMTAAKDKGLVRLEGKEYIVKDGDVILFRFNV
- a CDS encoding UDP-N-acetylmuramoyl-L-alanyl-D-glutamate--2,6-diaminopimelate ligase, whose protein sequence is MLLREVIDGLEILDTKGSLDIQIDNIQYDSRKVKDNGLFVCIKGFTVDGHKFIDKAIENGAKAFLVEEDINRDDATFIKVKDTREDMAKIADNFYNHPSQRFDVIGVTGTNGKTSITTFLNEILRLDKNKVGLIGTIKIFDGDNEVESNSTTPESVDLQGYFNQMIENGCKYCAMEVSSHALALNRVAQTKYKVGVFTNLTPDHLDFHKDLEDYRKAKEKLFYMTTNANIINIDDNGGKIIYNNVKNLDTKCYSYGIDNEADFMAKNIKIEARGVSYRLITPTYETDIFVPVPGKFTVYNTLAVIATCYALGIDKDVVINGLKNTGGVAGRFEAISNDTGISVIVDYAHTPDALENVIKTAREFAKNRIITVFGCGGDRDTTKRPLMGEIVQKYSDICIVTSDNPRTEDPELIIKDILEGLDKNKENYKVVIDRKEAIKEAIEMAQKDDVILIAGKGHENYQIIGKVKHHFDDKEIANEYLHKK